Within Candidatus Binataceae bacterium, the genomic segment CCCGAGCTGCGGGCGCTACCTGCTCGAAGGCGTCGATATCGCTTTGTTGGGTGAGGTCGAACTGGCGTCGATTCGCAGCCGCCGCATCGGATTCATCTTTCAGAGCTTCAATCTGCTTCCGCGCGCGACCGCGCTCGAAAACGTCGAACTGCCGCTTTTCTACCTTGAATGGAGCCATGCGGGCGAGGAGCGCGCCGCGCATCTTCTGGACCTGGTCGGGCTCAAGGGCCGCGGCCAGAATCGCCCCAACCAGCTTTCGGGCGGCGAGCAGCAGCGCGTGGCGATCGCACGCGCCATGATCAATGATCCGGCGATACTGCTGGCCGACGAGCCGACCGGAAACCTCGACTCGAGAAACTCGGCCGAAATCATGCAGATCATCCGCGGGCT encodes:
- a CDS encoding ABC transporter ATP-binding protein; this encodes MVASAWISQCYADAMTPLIETIGLGKTYQMGEVELRALWDVNLRVEHGEFVAIMGASGSGKSTLMNIIGCLDRPSCGRYLLEGVDIALLGEVELASIRSRRIGFIFQSFNLLPRATALENVELPLFYLEWSHAGEERAAHLLDLVGLKGRGQNRPNQLSGGEQQRVAIARAMINDPAILLADEPTGNLDSRNSAEIMQIIRGL